The genomic interval GCGTGGAACCTCAAGCCTGTCATGTGGGCGCACGAAGTCCTCGTCGGCAGCGGTCTTGAAAACGCCGCGATGATGTGGCGTCGCAGCCTCAGTGAACGCATCGGTGTGGAAGCCGACCAATACGTCAAACGCTTGCGCGATCTGCAACACGATTACTCCATGCGTATGCCCACCGTGGCCGATCGGATCCTAGAACGGTTCGTGCAACCCATGACCATCGCGCGCATGACCGCCTTGGTGGGCCCGGCCATGCGCGATGCGGAAGCCGATCGGGTCAGTCGGCACTTTGATCTGCTGGAACAAGAATCCGAGCTGCTGACGCGGCATCCCACCGGCGCTGGACTGGACATCCCCGCGTGGTTGAGCGCCTTGGAGGAAGAAGTTGAGCGTTTGGCGAAACGGCAAGCGAGCAGCGAAATCGATCCGCAGTCACTGATGTCCGTTCCGATTCGAGCGTTGACGGTCGATGAAGTTCAACAGCAGTTGGCTGCAGCACAACAACAAGGACGTCGTTTGCCTCATATGAGACCAGGTCAAGACGAGTCTTGATGAAATTCTTTGATGCGATTCGATTTTTCAAATCGCTAAACATCCATCGCATGTTTCGTTCGGTATCTTGTACAATCCTCGACCGACCTGAACAGCGAGCCAAATGATCACGCTGAGACAGGTCAAGGATTCCTTCTCTTCTGTTCTCATACTTGGACGACGATGCTCGCGGTCAGCCAACTTTCGACACTCCGCTGGGATTTAGAACAAGACGTCGCCGGTTATGCTCGGCACGGTTTCTCTGGCATCGGCATCTATCGGCCCAAGCTCGATGACTACGGTGTCGACCGAGCAGCTGAATTGCTAGCGGAACATTCCTTTGCCGTCACATCGCTTTCTTGGGTCGGCGGTTTTACCGGGAGCGATGGACGTGGGTTCAACGACGCCGTGCTCGATGCGATGGCCGCAGTTCGCGACGCGGCGGTCTTGAGAGCTGATACGTTGATCGTCTTGGCCGGTGGCCGGAACAACCACATTCGCAACCACGCACGACGGACGCTATGCAAAGCGTTACGACGCATCTGTGCGGTAGCGGAAGAACACGGGGTCAAGCTGTCGATCGAACCCATTCATCCCGGATGTGGCGACGAGTGGTCGTTTGTGAATGACCTGCAGTCCACCCTCGATATCATCGAACGAGTCAATAGCCCGTCCTTGGGCATCGTGCTGGATACCTACCACATCGGCATGGACGAAGAGTTCCTGCATTGGTTGCCTGATGTCGCACCTTATCTGCATTTGGTTCAGCTCGGGGATGGGCGGCACTGCCCCTGCGGCGAGATGAACCGATGTCTCTTGGGCGACGGTTGCGTCCCGAACGAAAAACTGCTGCAAATCGTGCAGGAATCCGGATACCGCGGCCCCATCGAAATCGAACTGCTCGGCGAAGACGTCGAAGCGGTCAGCTACCATCAATTGCTCGGACACACCAAGGAATATTTAGACGGAC from Stieleria varia carries:
- a CDS encoding sugar phosphate isomerase/epimerase family protein, with protein sequence MLAVSQLSTLRWDLEQDVAGYARHGFSGIGIYRPKLDDYGVDRAAELLAEHSFAVTSLSWVGGFTGSDGRGFNDAVLDAMAAVRDAAVLRADTLIVLAGGRNNHIRNHARRTLCKALRRICAVAEEHGVKLSIEPIHPGCGDEWSFVNDLQSTLDIIERVNSPSLGIVLDTYHIGMDEEFLHWLPDVAPYLHLVQLGDGRHCPCGEMNRCLLGDGCVPNEKLLQIVQESGYRGPIEIELLGEDVEAVSYHQLLGHTKEYLDGLMGQVSH